The Coffea arabica cultivar ET-39 chromosome 8e, Coffea Arabica ET-39 HiFi, whole genome shotgun sequence genome window below encodes:
- the LOC140012524 gene encoding F-box/kelch-repeat protein SKIP25-like, translating into MSKSIFTTTSRSSSFTINSVAKRPKHHHHHHHHQTPQKQEQEQEELPETSEDQSLLPGLPDHIAQLCLSKVQPSLLYSVCWPWRRLIYSPSFPPFLSIYALLIPSETNPDHQSHDSIKFSCFDPISSNWLSLPSPPPDPLLCLLLRHPSFISRRLPIQSVTVSGKLVLLAATADQFQPALNSPLIFNPLSKTWTYGPPIAAPRRWCAAGASAGVVYMASGVGSHYNLDVARSVEKWDLLMNQNNSSINIKRDSQTANWRWEKMGGLRDGRFSRDAIDAVGWKGKLCMVNVKGDAAKEGIIYDVKNDAWEEMPEGMLAGWRGPAAAMDEEIIYMVNESKGVLRMYDPLKDAWVQILESKMLQDAQYVAAAGGRVCIVGGSGLEIVVVDVVVSPPRFWVVDTPPAYQAVAIHVLPRMGH; encoded by the coding sequence ATGAGCAAATCCATCTTCACCACAACCTCCAGATCCTCCTCCTTTACCATCAACTCAGTCGCTAAAAGGCCAaagcaccaccaccaccaccaccaccaccaaacACCGCAAAAACAAGAACAAGAACAAGAAGAGCTGCCAGAGACCAGTGAAGACCAATCTTTGCTGCCAGGACTTCCTGACCACATAGCCCAACTTTGTCTCTCCAAAGTGCAACCTTCACTTCTTTACTCCGTTTGCTGGCCGTGGCGCCGGCTTATATACTCTCCTTCTTTTCCTCCATTTTTATCCATCTATGCTCTCTTGATACCATCTGAGACAAACCCAGATCACCAATCGCACGACTCTATCAAATTTTCTTGCTTTGATCCCATCTCTTCAAACTGGCtctcacttccttcaccacCACCTGACCCTCTTCTCTGCCTCCTTCTCCGCCACCCCTCTTTCATCTCACGTAGACTTCCCATCCAATCCGTTACCGTCTCCGGCAAACTAGTCCTCCTTGCCGCCACCGCCGATCAATTCCAACCAGCTCTCAACAGTCCTCTGATCTTCAACCCTCTATCTAAGACGTGGACTTACGGTCCTCCAATCGCGGCCCCACGTAGATGGTGTGCTGCTGGCGCTTCGGCCGGCGTGGTGTATATGGCGAGTGGTGTAGGGTCCCACTACAACCTTGACGTAGCTAGGTCGGTTGAAAAGTGGGACCTACTAAtgaaccaaaacaactccagcaTCAACATAAAGAGAGATTCTCAGACGGCAAACTGGAGATGGGAAAAGATGGGAGGATTAAGAGATGGGAGATTCAGTCGGGACGCAATTGATGCTGTTGGATGGAAAGGAAAGCTTTGCATGGTGAATGTCAAAGGCGACGCAGCGAAGGAAGGGATAATCTACGACGTGAAGAATGACGCTTGGGAGGAGATGCCGGAGGGGATGCTGGCGGGGTGGAGAGGTCCAGCGGCGGCGATGGATGAAGAAATTATATATATGGTGAACGAGTCCAAAGGTGTACTGAGAATGTACGATCCATTGAAGGACGCGTGGGTTCAAATACTGGAAAGCAAGATGCTCCAAGATGCACAATACGTGGCCGCAGCCGGTGGAAGAGTGTGTATAGTTGGTGGCAGTGGGCTGGAGATTGTGGTGGTGGACGTGGTGGTTTCTCCGCCTAGATTTTGGGTTGTGGATACTCCGCCTGCGTATCAAGCAGTAGCAATTCATGTCTTGCCCAGGATGGGCCATTAA